A single window of Rubripirellula lacrimiformis DNA harbors:
- a CDS encoding BatA domain-containing protein, with amino-acid sequence MSFLSVAFLAALPLIAAPLLLHLFDRRRHAPIPWAAMQFIVAAEARRTSARRLKQWLLILLRTLAIAALVLALARPMLSGGWFGGRDRTELILVLDNSMSMTRSVAQQTLWDIAATQAAAEIDQLTPGDRVRVMTSAPFPVWIQPSSLRVVEESKGNLTQSIKDIRATLGRSDMLAALMTAVQSTAHPSVKNRRIVIIGDAQANDWSIDNEPDWKRFQDTLTQSPIATKLSFVNLLQPDSQKASTAKSVTPPDSPTSQVPLNVAVDRIDATHTLVGVHHPITFRALLHNYGTVSAAERTVHWKIDGQPQAESVVDSIDPDASQETQWIHSFEKPGAYRVAGSFDGDDPLPPDNVASVVIEVVNRIPILMVESSIEFSDIQQDSFFVNAALGWAANQALDESAVYAPTVVSPQKFSSLDLHQFRAVVIPNLVSPDAESMVNLRDFVADGGGLWVGLGSRTDIDSFNSDWFDGGSGMSPLALDRIVDDAAVDPPDRQSESESEVDQQATIEMGSGTRINPFGNAHPANVLLADNDQLDIGDVVIQRRFQFDSAASTSAPSVILSLSNGEPLAIEKYFGDGRVILQAIPLQMQWSTLAKSSAFVVMVREWVDYLCIPGATRFNLEPGDPIELQVTDAGSQSAMLTAPSGNAIELAGESLGDRTEFRTHRTSEPGQYWLEWDLAGNRVPFQVNRDPRESNLRSLSSNQIERLLSTTGSSAAADGNQTTVLTSEANDPVWPYLLASLVALITADLFLSGILSRDRFGTGTAVDTTIETAKPSPPSGIQSTIAESAAKVAQRHPWQSPRPRTAATSHLETFR; translated from the coding sequence ATGAGTTTTCTAAGCGTTGCCTTCCTAGCCGCCCTGCCATTGATCGCGGCTCCCTTGCTTTTGCACCTCTTCGATCGACGCCGCCATGCGCCCATTCCTTGGGCGGCCATGCAGTTCATTGTGGCCGCAGAAGCACGACGCACCAGCGCGCGAAGATTGAAACAATGGCTGCTGATCCTATTGCGCACCTTGGCAATTGCAGCACTGGTGCTCGCGCTGGCCCGACCGATGCTATCCGGTGGATGGTTCGGAGGTCGGGACCGAACCGAATTGATTTTGGTGTTGGATAATTCCATGTCGATGACACGAAGCGTCGCTCAGCAGACCCTCTGGGATATAGCGGCAACCCAAGCAGCAGCGGAAATCGATCAACTGACGCCTGGGGACAGGGTGCGGGTCATGACGTCGGCCCCCTTTCCCGTCTGGATCCAGCCCAGCAGCCTGCGAGTCGTGGAAGAGTCCAAGGGCAACCTGACGCAATCGATCAAAGACATCCGTGCCACCTTAGGACGCAGCGATATGCTGGCTGCCCTGATGACCGCCGTTCAGTCCACGGCCCACCCATCGGTCAAAAATCGCCGCATCGTGATCATCGGGGACGCGCAAGCGAACGATTGGTCAATCGACAACGAACCTGACTGGAAGCGTTTTCAAGACACACTTACCCAATCGCCGATTGCCACCAAGCTAAGCTTCGTCAACCTGTTGCAACCGGATAGTCAAAAGGCCTCGACTGCGAAAAGTGTTACGCCGCCGGATTCGCCAACGTCGCAGGTCCCATTGAACGTCGCTGTCGATCGAATCGACGCTACGCACACACTGGTCGGTGTCCATCATCCGATCACCTTTCGCGCATTGCTGCACAACTATGGAACCGTTTCGGCGGCCGAGCGTACGGTGCATTGGAAAATCGACGGCCAACCGCAAGCCGAATCCGTGGTGGATTCGATCGATCCTGACGCATCGCAAGAAACGCAGTGGATTCATTCTTTTGAAAAACCAGGTGCTTATCGGGTGGCTGGATCCTTCGACGGCGACGATCCATTACCACCGGACAACGTTGCAAGTGTCGTGATCGAAGTGGTCAATCGCATTCCAATCCTGATGGTGGAATCGTCCATCGAGTTTTCGGACATCCAGCAGGATTCATTTTTTGTCAATGCAGCGTTGGGATGGGCGGCCAATCAAGCATTGGACGAATCGGCGGTCTACGCACCGACAGTTGTGTCGCCACAAAAATTTTCCTCGCTAGACCTCCACCAGTTTCGCGCGGTCGTGATCCCCAATCTGGTAAGCCCTGACGCCGAATCGATGGTCAACCTGCGTGACTTCGTTGCCGACGGAGGCGGTCTGTGGGTGGGACTCGGATCTCGCACTGATATCGATTCGTTCAATTCCGATTGGTTTGATGGCGGATCGGGCATGTCGCCGCTTGCGTTGGACCGAATCGTTGACGACGCCGCAGTGGATCCCCCCGATCGTCAATCGGAATCCGAATCGGAAGTAGACCAACAGGCAACTATCGAGATGGGTTCCGGGACTCGAATCAATCCTTTCGGAAATGCACATCCGGCCAACGTATTGCTGGCGGACAACGATCAGTTGGACATTGGCGATGTCGTCATCCAACGAAGATTTCAATTTGATTCGGCCGCGTCCACCAGCGCTCCTTCGGTCATCCTAAGCCTTAGCAATGGCGAACCGCTGGCGATTGAAAAGTACTTTGGTGATGGCCGCGTCATCCTGCAGGCAATCCCGCTTCAGATGCAGTGGAGTACATTGGCAAAGTCTTCCGCGTTCGTCGTCATGGTACGCGAATGGGTCGACTATCTGTGCATTCCTGGGGCGACCCGATTCAACTTGGAACCGGGCGATCCGATCGAGCTTCAGGTCACCGACGCCGGTTCGCAATCCGCCATGTTGACGGCGCCCAGCGGAAACGCAATCGAGTTGGCGGGGGAATCGCTTGGCGATCGCACCGAGTTTCGAACCCACCGAACCAGCGAACCCGGCCAATATTGGTTGGAATGGGATCTCGCCGGCAATCGAGTCCCCTTTCAAGTCAACCGAGATCCTCGCGAATCCAACTTGCGATCTCTGTCCAGCAATCAAATCGAACGACTGCTGAGCACCACCGGATCATCCGCCGCAGCGGATGGCAACCAAACGACGGTGTTGACGTCGGAAGCAAATGATCCCGTTTGGCCATACCTGTTGGCCAGCCTTGTTGCGTTGATAACTGCCGACCTGTTCTTATCCGGGATCCTGTCACGTGACCGATTCGGAACAGGCACCGCTGTAGACACGACGATTGAAACGGCGAAACCATCACCGCCCTCTGGCATCCAATCGACCATTGCGGAATCCGCGGCCAAGGTGGCCCAACGGCATCCTTGGCAATCGCCTCGTCCTCGCACCGCAGCGACGTCGCATTTGGAGACGTTCAGATGA
- a CDS encoding DUF58 domain-containing protein has product MQDHRIDSVAATHDNGVAELKRLASMIDRLRPTAPLRGLASLQGLASKGSRASQESSIGNSADEAARRQSTAPTNWVDPHVMDQIGHLELLSRNVVDGLLAGKHRSTTKGGCSEFSQHRQYATGDEVRQIDWQVYARNDRYFIKQFEEETNLHAMLAIDTSGSMQFGLSTDSKLNFAKRAAACLARLLLHQRDAVGAVALNDQNPLYVPPKQHAAHLRAVLTMLDAAQAADAGDLGELIQQCVPRMKRRGLFILFSDCFGELDDILAGLRSVRARGHDVIVMHVLAPEELSFDFRRWSSFESLESPSHRVSLDPPTIRAEYLGRVAEFVTDLERRVVEIGGEYARMTTADDLSDVLAWFLRNRQARAGGRSR; this is encoded by the coding sequence ATGCAAGATCATCGAATCGACAGCGTCGCTGCGACACACGACAACGGAGTCGCCGAATTGAAACGTCTCGCGTCCATGATCGATCGACTGCGTCCCACGGCTCCGCTACGAGGTCTGGCGTCACTGCAAGGCCTGGCATCCAAGGGAAGTCGGGCCTCGCAGGAATCGTCCATCGGCAACAGCGCGGACGAAGCGGCGCGGCGTCAATCAACCGCCCCGACGAATTGGGTTGACCCGCATGTGATGGATCAGATCGGTCACCTGGAACTGCTCTCTCGCAATGTCGTCGACGGACTTTTGGCGGGAAAGCATCGATCAACGACCAAGGGCGGATGCAGCGAATTTTCTCAGCACCGTCAGTACGCTACCGGCGATGAGGTCCGCCAAATTGATTGGCAAGTCTACGCCCGTAACGACCGCTACTTCATCAAGCAATTCGAAGAAGAAACCAATCTGCACGCGATGTTGGCCATCGACACCAGCGGATCGATGCAGTTTGGATTATCGACAGATTCGAAGCTAAATTTCGCAAAGCGTGCAGCGGCCTGCCTGGCTCGGCTGTTATTGCATCAACGCGACGCGGTCGGCGCGGTTGCGTTGAACGACCAGAACCCACTGTACGTACCCCCCAAGCAGCATGCCGCACACCTTCGCGCCGTCCTGACCATGCTGGATGCGGCCCAGGCTGCCGACGCGGGCGACCTTGGCGAACTGATCCAGCAATGCGTCCCTCGCATGAAACGTCGTGGGCTATTTATCCTGTTTTCAGACTGCTTCGGCGAATTAGACGATATTTTGGCGGGCCTGCGATCGGTACGAGCCCGGGGTCACGACGTGATCGTCATGCACGTCCTTGCACCCGAGGAATTGAGCTTTGATTTTCGTCGCTGGTCTTCGTTTGAGTCACTGGAATCCCCGAGCCACCGCGTCAGTCTGGATCCCCCCACGATTCGAGCAGAGTACCTAGGCCGAGTGGCCGAGTTCGTCACCGACTTGGAACGTCGTGTCGTCGAAATTGGTGGTGAGTATGCACGCATGACGACCGCGGACGACCTTTCCGATGTATTGGCATGGTTCTTACGCAATCGCCAGGCTCGTGCGGGAGGACGCAGCAGATGA
- a CDS encoding AAA family ATPase, protein MDQLHQQLQSLRTQLAGVIVGQQDVSEQLLIGMLCRGHCILQGMPGLAKTMMVSTLASLTDLSFRRVQFTPDLMPGDITGTEVLEEDHSTGQRVFRFVEGPLFGNVILADEINRTPPKTQSALLEAMQERQVTVCGKTYTLPEPFFVLATQNPVETEGTYPLPEAQLDRFLLKIHVSYPSRSEELEIARRQTTDYSFHTQSVLDVEQIHRMQTMVRSVVVSDHVYEAALDLVRGTRGEEGNMPAEMRRMVQWGAGPRATISLLLAAKARALLNRRCHATTEDLVKVAMPVLRHRIILTFNAEAAGIDADTILCKIIESTASLRHTTTESPN, encoded by the coding sequence ATGGACCAATTGCATCAGCAGCTGCAGTCTTTACGAACCCAGTTGGCTGGCGTGATCGTCGGACAACAGGACGTATCGGAACAGCTTTTGATCGGCATGCTCTGCCGCGGCCACTGCATTCTGCAGGGGATGCCGGGATTGGCAAAAACCATGATGGTTTCAACCTTGGCGTCGTTGACCGACCTCTCGTTTCGGCGAGTCCAATTTACACCCGACCTGATGCCAGGCGACATTACCGGCACAGAAGTTTTGGAAGAGGACCATTCGACCGGCCAACGCGTCTTTCGGTTCGTGGAAGGGCCGCTGTTTGGAAATGTCATCCTGGCTGACGAGATCAATCGGACGCCCCCCAAGACACAAAGCGCTCTGCTCGAAGCGATGCAGGAACGCCAAGTAACGGTTTGTGGAAAGACTTACACACTGCCCGAACCGTTCTTTGTGCTGGCGACTCAAAATCCGGTCGAAACCGAGGGAACCTATCCACTTCCCGAAGCCCAGTTGGATCGATTCCTGTTAAAGATCCACGTCAGCTATCCCAGCCGATCCGAAGAATTGGAGATTGCCCGTCGGCAAACGACCGACTATTCCTTTCACACCCAATCCGTGCTGGACGTCGAACAGATCCACCGGATGCAGACGATGGTACGTAGCGTGGTGGTTTCGGACCATGTTTACGAAGCTGCATTGGACCTGGTCCGTGGGACCCGCGGCGAAGAGGGGAACATGCCAGCGGAAATGCGTCGAATGGTCCAGTGGGGTGCTGGACCGCGAGCAACGATTTCTCTGCTTCTTGCAGCCAAGGCTCGCGCCCTCTTGAATCGACGCTGCCATGCAACCACCGAGGATCTGGTCAAGGTTGCCATGCCGGTGCTTCGGCACCGGATCATTCTGACGTTCAACGCCGAAGCCGCCGGAATCGACGCTGATACGATTCTATGCAAGATCATCGAATCGACAGCGTCGCTGCGACACACGACAACGGAGTCGCCGAATTGA
- a CDS encoding EF-hand domain-containing protein — protein sequence MTIALTLAVTIGNASQGDEPAEKSEWETDKFQSSFPIQWPVTTLEASPARSPDASSMAATPLQATPTLPDVKFPNYRLGHRQPTAANSEHSDGVVRMQLQIGRSKLIVEATITIDATPFTIARESRVQRLVQLASEQPATDERDLQTIIGYTKAVAEPIDIDQVRWILNHWIDGPPLLVVNDHYQKFRAQAKPAFDALDRNVDGAISDVEIATAAESFRLCDTNRDEIVDAMELETASSDPRRDALKSPLDESETVFDQPLLRMIQDENSTPDLELQIAFDTSNPAESVIRLTRVVSNPRIHVRVSAATGSSNANGVAIEVDDQSVHISAVQQAANDQVSSNQVSNDQVSIGAIVDGYPMLPHLDRNHDGRFTIRELRTLSAQVAEFDLDDDGRIESSEITAPIRLVFGLGPTAHLPLAQIRSFAATSITPSTDTPEWFVRMDRNGDQDLSRGEFPGTAEQFDQLDEDHDDLISPAEATRSESQTESAPTKSSTSPATPNH from the coding sequence TTGACCATTGCATTGACCTTGGCGGTGACAATCGGCAATGCGTCGCAGGGGGATGAGCCCGCAGAAAAGTCTGAATGGGAAACAGACAAATTCCAATCGTCTTTCCCAATCCAGTGGCCGGTCACCACACTCGAAGCGAGTCCCGCTAGATCTCCGGATGCGAGTTCGATGGCGGCAACACCGCTGCAGGCAACTCCGACGCTACCCGATGTCAAGTTTCCGAACTACCGACTGGGCCATCGCCAGCCGACCGCCGCCAACAGCGAACACAGCGATGGTGTGGTTAGGATGCAGCTGCAGATTGGCCGTTCCAAACTGATCGTTGAAGCGACCATCACGATCGACGCAACGCCATTCACAATCGCACGGGAATCACGCGTCCAACGATTGGTTCAATTGGCATCCGAACAACCGGCGACTGACGAACGCGATCTGCAGACGATCATCGGCTATACGAAAGCCGTCGCCGAACCGATCGATATCGATCAAGTCCGATGGATCTTGAATCACTGGATCGACGGGCCTCCACTTCTTGTCGTGAACGATCACTACCAAAAGTTTCGCGCGCAGGCCAAACCGGCGTTCGATGCACTTGATCGAAACGTCGACGGTGCGATCAGCGACGTCGAAATCGCAACCGCTGCCGAATCGTTTCGTCTGTGTGACACAAACCGGGATGAAATCGTCGATGCGATGGAATTGGAGACTGCGTCATCCGACCCAAGACGGGATGCTCTGAAAAGTCCCCTGGACGAATCCGAGACGGTGTTCGACCAGCCTTTGCTGCGGATGATTCAAGATGAAAATTCCACCCCGGATTTGGAATTGCAGATCGCCTTTGACACCAGCAACCCGGCGGAATCGGTCATTCGTCTAACGCGGGTGGTTTCCAATCCGAGAATCCATGTTCGCGTTTCAGCCGCAACGGGTTCATCGAACGCGAACGGTGTCGCGATCGAAGTGGACGACCAATCGGTCCACATCAGCGCCGTACAGCAAGCTGCCAATGATCAAGTCTCCAGTAATCAAGTCTCCAATGATCAAGTCTCTATCGGTGCCATCGTCGATGGTTATCCGATGCTTCCCCACCTGGATCGGAACCATGATGGTCGCTTTACCATTCGCGAACTGCGAACGTTGTCTGCCCAGGTTGCCGAGTTCGACCTCGACGACGATGGTCGAATCGAGTCGTCGGAAATCACCGCTCCGATTCGATTGGTCTTTGGCCTAGGTCCTACGGCACACTTGCCGCTTGCCCAAATTCGGTCGTTCGCGGCGACGTCGATCACGCCCTCGACCGATACGCCTGAATGGTTCGTGCGGATGGACCGCAACGGCGATCAGGACCTGTCCAGGGGAGAGTTCCCTGGCACGGCCGAACAGTTTGATCAGCTGGATGAAGACCATGACGACCTGATCAGCCCAGCAGAGGCAACCCGCTCGGAAAGCCAGACGGAATCTGCACCCACGAAGTCCTCAACGTCACCCGCGACGCCAAACCACTGA